The Arachis ipaensis cultivar K30076 chromosome B03, Araip1.1, whole genome shotgun sequence region NNNNNNNNNNNNNNNNNNNNNNNNNNNNNNNNNNNNNNNNNNNNNNNNNNNNNNNNNNNNNNNNNNNNNNNNNNNNNNNNNNNNNNNNNNNNNNNNNNNNNNNNNNNNNNNNNNNNNNNNNNNNNNNNNNNNNNNNNNNNNNNNNNNNNNNNNNNNNNNNNNNNNNNNNNNNNNNNNNNNNNNNNNNNNNNNNNNNNNNNNNNNNNNNNNNNNNNNNNNNNNNNNNNNNNNNNNNNNNNNNNNNNNNNNNNNNNNNNNNNNNNNNNNNNNNNNNNNNNNNNNNNNNNNNNNNNNNNNNNNNNNNNNNNNNNNNNNNNNNNNNNNNNNNNNNNNNNNGGGGGGGGGGGGCCCCCACAAAAGCCACAAAAGAACGAAGTATAACACTTTCTAAATACGTATAAACAAGACAATACCAATGAACAATGACGTAACAAGACGATTACACTTACTGTTCAATTTTTCTAGAAGAAACAAAAAAACCCATACTTCATCAACACATAACGTACTTGAATAACTCATACACTATCAGCGAGTGAAAAACTAATCGTCTTTATAGTTTAACAAAAAACAACTACCTATGACGAATGAAGAAGAAACGTGACTTTGCAGACCACGTCCTTCGTTTAACTGATCGTACAGCCTCGGAACAAATGAATTGATCTGGGAAATGAAAAGAAGACTCAAGACTGGATTTGGAACCGGAAAGACAATTTAAAGGTTAATCTAAAACAAAATTACGTAGTAACGTAAAACAAAAGGGACGAAACACAATAACAAAAAGGTTTAAACCAGGAGGTAGGTGGATACCATTTAAACGCAAAAAAATTTACTGAGGAGGGTATCATGTTAAGATTGAAGATAAATCTTTAAAATAATTGCAATCAACACTAAAATTTCCTAAAATACAACATTTTTGAGAACAAAATACACGACATGTAGGGAACAGATTAAAATCAATCCTAGATATCCAAACAGTTGAAACAAGAAACAACAGTGTAGGtacgaaaagaaaaataaaattaacataaGTCATAATAACTTTAGGACATCTTCACAGGACAAGATACTAAAAAGTACCAAAATCTACGTCaattgattgaaaatcaaatataaaCACTTGTTTCTAATTATACATATTAAATGATATTAACCTTCAACCATCTCAAACCTTAACCTTCAACACAAAAAGTTGAAACGACGAAAGTCATTTGTTCAGATTACGAGAGCGTAACCAACGAAGATCACTAACCTTAGGACACGACAAAAAACTCAACAAAGTAcgaataaataatgtaaaaaaaaaattaaacagatATAATTGGATACTCAAGTTCTCAACAGAAGCAAATACcacagaaaatacaaaagtggaGACAAAAGAAGGCATAAACCCTAACCTGGATCACACTGCCGGTAAAACTCCTCAACATctgcaaaaataaaaaacaacacttattataatgcaagaaaagaaaagagaaaacaaTTTCTTTCACGAAAACcctaaatttgaaaattaaaaaaaaaaattgagtgatGCACTGCTTCACTCTGATAATCGCAGTCAAGAGAGAGACCAGTGGTGAGGGCTTTGATCATAGCAGCTCTGCGACCCTTGAAGTCGCGGAAAACTTCCTCAACGGTGCGAGGGTTGTAGTGTCCGCCACCGTCCATCACTCCCTTTCTTACACCTTCACTAACCAAACCTCACActcactttttcttttgttgtttttctactGCTTCTTTCAAACAATGCAAAGGGGAAGAGGAAGAACTAGGAGAAGAATGAAACTGTAAAGTGAGAGAGGGTGAGGTTTTTGTTTTTGTGTATTTATAGAAGAGAGAGTGGAAGCAGTGCGAGATttgggattttggaatttggaattgcagcacaaaagaaaaaagagagggaACACTCCTCTTACCTGTGTGGCAAAAAGGCAAATTTGGATGGACTCTCTTTGATATCCTGCTCTTCACTCTTCAGTCTTCACTTACCCCAACCTCAAAAGTCTCACACTTCACACTTATTATAAAACTGGTATTTATCTCCATTTTGTTGTTTAGCTATTGTTAATTTTCCCTCAGTAAAACATATGTATACTATTTAATATTTCttatgaaaacaaaataaaaatttaacaataTTGGGGgataatttattaaatttataaaattacttattaaataattatatttaatgttTTTTCTCTAAGGTTCAAATATTTCtgaataattaaatttttcaGTTGAAATAATCTGAAACACCTTTGACATAATGATTATAAGAAAGTTAGAATTACAAGAAAAACTCATGTTAATTATTGTGAAAAGCTAATTACTTAGAAGCTTAAAAAAATTAAGGCAACTTGTCATTAGTGGTTAATTAGTTCATTTAACTAtatatagataaaaaaaattaagcaaaTAATAGATGaagtatttgataaaaataattttccaTGAAAATGAAAATTAGGGTTTAGAGAAgttgaaaagagaaaagaaaatggaaagaatAAAATATGACTTTTACTAATGAATGTATTTTATATAAAACACTTATAGGATTACGTATAATTAAGAGTCTGACTCATAGGTAgtatttgttttgaggtactgagacagagaccgGAAGATTGAGACTTAGTATTATGTTTGTTAGTTtaaagactggtactaaaatttctgtctctttcccaaaaatttcaatatttcagtACTTTCAAAAAATAGGGACACagaggactaaaatttttagagatggagactgaaattttaataacattttatacctaaaatatcctcattttaattaattaattctaattttatcctttgtgcaaattaaattagagttttattcttgttttaattcctgcactttgtaccaaacagaatactaaaatttatttaaatttcagTCTCTTAGTCTCGGTCTTTCCGTCTCTGTTTCTCCACCAAATACTACCTTAACTAACTCACCTAAATTACATAAATTACATCTGTAACTAATTCTATTACTTAAAATATGAAATTCCAgttaaaatcttaaaatatctaaaataatatGTTTATTTTACACTTTTTTGAAAGTCTTTCGTAAGTAACTAGTGTcttgttaaattttattaataaaaatatctaaaagaaaaatttttagtGAAAGAAAAAAGAGTATATTATTTTCCAATACGTTAAACAATTTGTCTTAATTATAATATAACCAAAAAAAATAAGTTTGGGTTAAAAATTATGGTTAAGGAATGCTCCCCAATAACTACATCACTTGATAATGAGGATGtcataatattatatattaactTTGGGAAAGTATGAGAAGCCAatagaatatttatacaatgtgaacaatggaggtttagggagtattagagatataattattagtgttacctttttccatCAGCTAAAGCTTTttggatgagtggtatcatgacatggtattagagcgttAGATCCAAAAGATCAAGAGTTCGATTCTTGGTGAACGTTCGATTCTTGGTGAACTCCAAAATCAGTTTTAGTTTTTggaaagatgtttattatcgctagtactcggatgattattctagatagtatagtAACTCAATAGCCcagtacacattgtacaaatagttcATTGTTTCTCTAGTGGATCCATTAACTTTTTAAATGTTGAAGTAAATAACGATTTTATAAACCATTGTCAACTTACCAATGGAACGAATTTATTGAATGTCTCTCTCATCACtttgttgaaaatcatgtttGTAAAAAAGTTTTAGTGAAATATGTTTGTCCTGTCACCTTTAGTTTATCCTTTCTTTAGTCGGTGTATGAAAGTCGAATTATCTTTATATATGATTGTTGGTATCTTTTCTATGGTAAATCACATATATCTTGGACAAATTAGATGAttgaattaaatcaaacacactCTCAAATTATTTCATTAATAGCTAATGTTTTTGTATGATTTGAAGATGCTACAACTATGACTTACTTTATTGAACATAAAGATATAATTGTATCTCCAATTGTGAATAGATAACTTATTTGTAAGTTGTTTATGCATATCAGAAAGAAAACCTGTATTAGCATATCTGATTAATTgaagatttaattattttgtacgtttctatagttttatcaaatttataattagatctctaaatttttttctttcaattgggtatatacactacttttaattttataattaggtcaTTCCTAGTTAAAAAATATTCGAGTTAACTAAATATTTCTTTTCAAATTGAAAGTAATCAtaattaaaaacctaattaaTCTTTGACTATATGCATTTTGGgagaaatattttattaattttaacgtTTTTGACATGAAAAAagacctaattacaaaattaaaagcattatagtgacctaattgaaaagaaaaaaaagtatagaaacccaattgaaaaaaatatagagatctaattaaaaatttggtaaataTATAGAgaccaacaaagtaattaaactttAATTAAATCTAAATTCATTAGAGTAAAATAAGCCTTTATTAATGGATCTCACAACAAGAAAAAATGGCTTTTGCCGCACTTTCAAAGCGTGCCGAAAAGTGaaaaaaagcgtggcgacagCTTTTCatcacgctttttgagctatcgatATGCTTTTGAAAGAGTCACATCTACAAGCTTGCCGATTGTTTTATCATGACGCTTTTGTCAATCTATAACTACGCTTTATTTTTTGTCATGTTTTTATTTATTGCCAcacttaaaagcgtggccatatgtaTAACcctatagccacgcttttaaagcatgccgATAGAGAAAGATACGGGTGGCTCAAGAACACGACCTTCAACCTCAGTCAATTTTTTCTCAACATAAATTCCACATGCAGCAAGTACAGGGTCATGATCATAGGAATTATTTCTTATAGCCTACAAGAATTCGTAATGACCATACAGAGGTTATCAATAAGAATAAAACAACTCTGttattaaaaaataccataatgtTCTCCATCCAAGTGATTTTCCTAACTAAGTCCATCCAAGTAATTTAAATTCATGCGTGCAACcatcgcttcttcttcttcttcttctcccttgatgctgcatcttctttttcttcttcttctttttcgttatcTTTTTCTTTCGTTATCATCATCTTCAACAATTTTGAATTAAATGGAATGGAATGGAATCTAATACAactgaataaagtgataatgaataattttattcttCTTTGCTAAAATCAGTAttgtttatgaatttgaatttggataAAATATAGGAGTTTCTGAATTTATagacacaactagaaaatggattaacacagacagatttacagacagatttagtctttattacagacggatttttggttaccgacgacggattttgtccctctataaaagccccgtcggaaattttttaccgacggatttttttccgtcggaaaattaccgacggatttttaccagttaccgacggattttccctctgtaaattttcCATCCATTTTCCCAAGGCGACGAACTTTTCGACGGATtctccgtctgtaattacagacggattttcaggcggattttccgtctgtaattacagacggattttcagatgaattttctgtctgtaattacaggcgaattttccgacagattttccgtctgtaatttgaactttggaaaatcatctcacactctgattacagacagaaaattcgtctgtaaatccgtcagtaagataaaatagaattttttttatttcttaattacaaaataaacttgttttcatacaaaataaatataaatttaatacaaatttttatctaatttgtattaaaaaatttataatatttcaaaaaataaacaaatttattgtattatcaaactaagaaaagtactataaacaagcaagtcactataattcaaaacataaacaaagtatATAGATACATCAACCATAATTCTCAGTATATTGTTCAACCATACTACAACTATCAGCTATGACTCTAGTGCGTCATCTTTTTCAGCTTTTCCATCTTTGTGATCCACTTCCATTTCTCTGTCTAGTTCCTCATTAATCTTCTTGTTTTGAGTTGCCTTGTGGGGTGGTGACATATGGAAAGACAAGCGCTTCAAATCAATTGGATTCAGCTTTCCCAAAGACTGAATTCTGAGAGTCCTAAGCAGTGAGGTACCAGAAGATCTTGGACTATTCTCTCCGGTTCTGGCAGTGTATTTCATGGGTTCTGGAAGAACACCTCTAATAGACATCAAAACCTCACAAAAGTAGGCTAGAGCCTgtgggaaaaaaataaaattagttacATTCATATTCAAGGACTAAGATTTAATGAATCACAATTAGGAACAAAAATTGATATTCAAAGGAATGTTTGAACCTGATCAATAGACTTATCCTTAATCCTCAAAACCTTATTTTGGAATATGATCCCCCGGATAGCATCTGCTAAATACTTCTGCCTTTAAGAAGACCATGTATGTGCTGAGCACTAAAGAGAGGCCATAGAATAAATTCAACAAAAGAAAttcagaagaaagaaaatgctcTTAATATAGGCAATCCTCTCCCACCCAATAATAGCACATTGCCACAATATTTTCATTCTAGAAACCAATTATGCAGAAAGCTCATATACTGAACTTGAACAAACCTAAAGGCTCCATTATAAAACAGATAATCCTaaagaaaatgaaagatcatTTAAGTTCAAAATATGGTATAATGTAACATCATTTCACTTATACGGAGTAAATATCGTACTATGTattgaatattaattaataattacagaTAGAAAGATAAGCCAAATTATGGGATTATAAGTACGTACAGTGGGCATAGGCACTGTCCAACCCTTTTCCGGACACCAATCCAATGAAAGGCGCAGGTCCCTGCTTGAAGCTACATCAGACATCCCCTCGCCAAATGGAACTGACAGCAGATCAATCTATAAGGAGAATTCGGGCATAAGTTGGATATACTAATTATGATATTTGCACTACTAAAGTACCTACAATTATATggataatttttctttgaagaaGAAAAGGAGTAGGCAAAGGCTAAAAGTTCAGTGTAAAATTGGTTCATTGGATAATACCATTAGAAGATAGACAAAGATCAAATAGAAGGTTCAAAACATGGACTTTCAGTAAATCTGGGAGATGAACTTAGATCTTTTGGAAGGATTAGGACAAAATTCAACATGACCAAAAGTTACAGCAAATAAATTAGAGTTTGACCATCGGAAAAGAAATGAAGTGCAacttaagaacataaaaataaaaagaacttaTACTCCACAGCATATGAACGTGCAATAAGTTGAGTTTTAACTCCGATAAGACATACTTTGGTCAGGATAGTCAATATACTCCAACAGGTAGGTCACCATATCATATTTCTGGCGAATCTCTCTTATCTGAAAGAAAAGTAGTAAAAATTAGAAGGTTTTTAATATACAAAATGTTATATTCTTAATATAAACTCAATTCTAGATTTTCCTCAAGAAAAATGATGAGCATTAATGGAGAGCCCTTAAAATTACAAGTTTACAACTCATATGGTTCGGTTAAACTATCTttgcatataaatttttattttatctcatgTACAACCTTTCTTAGGTATATATGCTCAGCTGCTACAATCCATTGAAGACTACATAGGTGCAGCGGAgttaaattaaagatcaaacaactACACTGACGTTGAATGAATTGAAGTAAATGTATATAATTGGGTCCAGTGAGTATATCACCCATAAAGCCTGTAGTGTTGCCACTTGAAATTAATTGGtgatattttgatttttaattattttttttttcaaaacctgATGCTTGGAATAGTTTTAGTTCCTAATCTGATATGTATTAATTGTTTAATCGTCAATGAAGATTtgaagaagaacatgaagaatGTTCTAGAAAATATGAAGAACTGAAAATGGAGGAGGTGGAGGAAGTAGACAGGACCTATATGTCCTTTAATTTTTTAACTTCAGAAAGTcaaagcaaataaataaattataatcaaAATAAGGCAAGGCTTCAGAAAGTCAAAAAAATTTCTCTGCTGAATGTGTCCTTTGTTGAGAATAAAGTTATGAAGCTGCAAGTGTAGCTTGAAGCATCCAACCTCTACTAGCAACTAATTTTCAACACTTAAATTTAAGCAAGGTTGCATCCTATCCAAAAAAAAACTCCAAACCTCCAACAATCGTTTACAATACAAACGGATTTGAAGTTAAAATGGATATGCATAAAGTCAGATATATAGTATATAGTCTCATTAAGTTCAAGTCTCCAACTACATGCATATATAGTTTAGTATATAGTATACAGTATATATCAGTTTATTTTGTGTGCAGGATCACGGTTGGTTTGGATCACTCTCTATTTCCCTAGCAAGTTCCTTTGTGAGCTTGTCAGCACGATCATCAATTCCACCTGCAAATGTATAAACCTTGAATGCAAATTGGAAAGCTCTCCATAGCAACTTTGCATAATCTTTTCTTTTCCCATCACTATTATTCTTAGCAGCATCACTGCGCCTCTCCTACATTATTTAATGCAAATGCAAATTAAATTATCATGTGTTAACTCTTTGATCTATAATTGGTTTGATCAAATAGTAATATGAATGTTTTCTAACCTTTAGTGCTAACTCCATGCAATTAGAGGAGACGTCCACCATTGCTTCTTTGATTTTTATAAGAATGTGGAAGTCGAATTCAATGTTATGGCCCTTGAATTTCTTGGATTCTTCATCTTTGGTTCGCTCCAAAGCTTCCAACTCTGTTTTGATCTGTGTGTTCCTCGTGTAGGTTAGAAAGTGCttgcagaaaaataaaggaagTATTGAGTACATAATTCATAAGGTTATGAGTGATCTACCTTATCGAAATAACGTTCGGTCTTTTCAAGGAGCTGATTCACAGGACTCACTATCTTCCAATTTTGAAGCTCGTTAAGAATTG contains the following coding sequences:
- the LOC107630494 gene encoding uncharacterized protein LOC107630494 isoform X2: MVTYLLEYIDYPDQTSSRDLRLSLDWCPEKGWTVPMPTALAYFCEVLMSIRGVLPEPMKYTARTGENSPRSSGTSLLRTLRIQSLGKLNPIDLKRLSFHMSPPHKATQNKKINEELDREMEVDHKDGKAEKDDALES
- the LOC107630494 gene encoding uncharacterized protein LOC107630494 isoform X1: MVTYLLEYIDYPDQIPFGEGMSDVASSRDLRLSLDWCPEKGWTVPMPTALAYFCEVLMSIRGVLPEPMKYTARTGENSPRSSGTSLLRTLRIQSLGKLNPIDLKRLSFHMSPPHKATQNKKINEELDREMEVDHKDGKAEKDDALES
- the LOC107630494 gene encoding uncharacterized protein LOC107630494 isoform X3; translation: MSDVASSRDLRLSLDWCPEKGWTVPMPTALAYFCEVLMSIRGVLPEPMKYTARTGENSPRSSGTSLLRTLRIQSLGKLNPIDLKRLSFHMSPPHKATQNKKINEELDREMEVDHKDGKAEKDDALES